CAGCGCGAGAACACGGCCAAACCGTCGGCGTCGCGATGATCACGGTAGATCCGCAGCGCGACCGGCCGGCCGAATTGCACGCGTTCGTTTCGCGTTTTCCCGGCGTCACCGGTTTGACCGGCACGCAAGCCCAGATCGACGCGGTCGAAACCGCTTACGGCGTGTGGGCGCAACGCCTGCCAAAGAACAACGGCGACTACGATTACGCGCACGCCACCGCGATATATTTTATCGATCCGAACGGACGTATCGCTGCGGTTCGCGACGATACCGACACGGATGCGTCGCTGCTTTCCGCACTCAACCGGGCAGCCGCGACGTGATCGCAGCGATTTTCGCGCTCGTGTCGTTGCTCCCGGTGCACGGCGTCGTAGTGCAGCACGCCGGCGCGAACCGCGCCATCGTACGAACCGATACGGTGCAAGATACGCTACCGAGCGGCATTCGGCTGGTTCGTATTCCAAATGGAATGGAGCGGCTACCGGCAGATACCGGGTTCGACGCGATGCTCGATCGATCGACCGCGCCCTGGACGCTCGTCGAACCAGTGGCGGCCGGCCCGTTTGCGCCCGGCTTTCCACAACCAGGCCGCGTGATTCCGGTGCAGCTCGGATCGCAGCTTCCGCGCGCGCTGCTGGTCGACCAAAACGCGCGACCGCTGCAGTTGCAAACGGCCTTTATCGGTCGAACGACGCTGCTGTCGTTCGTATTTACACGCTGTCCCGATCGAACGCTCTGTCCGGCAATCAGCGGCAAATTTGCATATCTGCAAGCGCACCTCGACCCAAAGCGCTTCGCATTGGTAGAAATAACGCTGGATCCGCCGTACGATTCCCCGCAAGTGCTGCGGCGGTATGGTTCCGCATACGGAGCACGCGACGAGATGTGGAGCTTGCTGACCGGACCGGGCTCGACTATCGTGCGATTGCTCGATGAGTTTGAAGTTCCGTCGATGCGTCTGGCTCCCGATAACTTCTTACATGGAGACAAGCTCTTTATCGTCACCCCGCAAGGACGCGTCGGATCGATCGTCGACACGGCGTCGTGGGACCCGCAAGCCGCGCTCGCCGAGGCGCGGTCGATCGCGGGCATGGGAAGTAACCCATTCGAGCGATTCAAACTGTCGCTACTGGCCAACGTAGTGGCTTTTTGCGGCGGCAGTCAGTTCGCGGGAATCGTCATGCTCGAGCTGGCGCTATTTGTCATCATCGTTGCCGTCGTCGCGGCCGGCCTTTGGTGGGTCGCCAGGGTGCTATGGGCTAAGTAGGTCCGCAGTCCGGAAGGGCCGTGCGAGCGGTTGGTGATAAACTGCCAACTTCATGGCAGCATCCCGCAGGCCTGACGAGGCGCCGTCCGACGAACAGACGGCGTTTCTTGAAAGCGTCGTCGAGCAATACGGTAAGGCGACCTATAACTTCGCGTTGCGCCTGACGGAGAATGAAGCCGACGCACGGGATCTCACGCAGGACGCGTTCGTCCGAGTTTACCGGGCGTGGCGCAGCTTCAAACCCGGAACTTCGTTCCTCTCTTGGATCTACCGAATTGTAACGAATTTGCACCGCGACGAACTTCGGCGGCATAAAGGACGTTATCTGGTAGAACTTCCCGAGGAGAACGACTCCCGAGCACTGGCAGGAGCGACGCTGACCGAAACGCCTATCGACGATTACGTCGAGCGGCAGTTCAGCGAACCGATCGCTCGTGCGCTGGACGGGCTCTCCACGGAGCAGCGCCGGATCGTGGTCCTTGCGGATATCGAGGAGTGTAGTTATCAAGAAATCGCAACGATCGTCGGCTGTTCGGTGGGAACGGTCCGCTCCAGGCTTCACCGCGCTCGCACGCAATTGCGCAAACTGATCGACCGGCATATGAAGACCTCAACATGAACGACACACATCCGACTTTCGAGGAACTCCTCGACTACGCTCACGGCGAATTGGCGCCCGCTCGCGATGCGGCCCTGCACGAGCATTTGGGCGCGTGCCCGGATTGCTTCGAAGCCTACCAGGCCGAGTTACAGGTCGGCGATTTGCTTCGCGCACATGCACGCGAGACCGAACGCGAACTCCCGCTCGGATTTGCGCAGGCGATCGTTCGCAATGCGACCGAGCGCCGCGAAAGCTTTTGGGAGCGATGGTCGTCGCTGCTTCGTCCATTGGCCGCCGTTCCCATCGCCGCGGCCATCTTGCTGGTCGCATATTTTGGATTCGCTCGCCACGGCGGCACTCCGCGGCGATTCGACCCGACCTATTATCTAGAGGATCATGCCGCACTCGCAGCCAGCGTACCGTTCGGAGACGCGGCGGCGTTGCCCGCGATGCTAACGTCTGATGAAACGGCCGAAGGCTCGGACAACACCCCATGAAGCGAATCGCGATTTCTGCCGGTCTCGCCGCCGCAGCCGCAACGCTCTCGATTTCGTCGGCGTCACCCGCGCGCGACCCGGTTGATGCGATCGTGTACGCGGCATCGACCGCGCAGGCCGGACTGACGTATACCGGCGTCGTGCAGTCGGTCGTGTTCGGGGATGAAGACGGTGAGGCGGCGGTCTATCGCGTCGAACACCGGCCTCCAGGGCTCACCGAACGCACGTATTTGTCACCCTCACGCCTCAAGGGCGACGTCGTGCTGGTACGCGGAACCGAAGGCTACTTCGTCGATTCCAAGCGACGGCGCGTCATCGAAACTGAAAACGATGCGCTTCGCGACCCGATCGATCGCGACGATAATTACACGCTTATTCGTCAAAACTACCGCGCGGACTCGCATGCCGACGAGACGTTCGACGGCCGGCACGTCAAAGTTGTCGGACTCGTCAATCGCTATACCGGATCGACGACCATGCTTATGCGCATCGACGATTCGACCAAGCTCGTTCTCGACCGTCAGGAATATGCGCCGGACGGCACGCTGCTATCCGAGACGCGTTTTCAAGAGGTTCGCTACGTCGCCTCGCTGCCCAACGCCGATTTCCAAGTGCCGGCGAGTTACGCCGTCGTGCACGGTCCGACGTTCGGAGTTTCGACGAGAAACGTTTCGAGTGTCGTTCGCGATGCCGGCTTCCCAGCGCGCGTACCCAAAACGTTAGCCGAAGGATTCTGCGCCGTCGAAGGTCACGATGCGACGGTTCGTTCCACCGCGACGGTACACGTCTTGTACTCGGACGGCGTGCGAACCGTCTCGATCTTCGAGAACACTGCCGGCTCGGCAACCCCGCGCGAGGGCGCATCCTCGACGCGAGTCGGAAATAACGACGGCGAATATCTCGAGCGTGGACGAAATACGGTGCTTTCCTGGAATGACGGCACGCTGCACTACACCCTGGTCGGCGATCTCAGTCTGGACGAGCTCAAAAAGCTCGCTGCGTCGCTAACCCCGTAAGTTATCACCGACCGCGATCGACTTCGGCTAGGGCCGTTCAGAGACCTCACCGAGGTTCCGATCTGAAAAAATAGGCTCGTCGTGTTGATGCCAAGCCTGGTAGATGGTGTGTCCGATCTCGCGATATCGCTCGAGCTCACCAACGATTCTTAGATTATTGGCAAACTTGCTTAGGAAAACTTCGTGGATCACGCGTGGAGCATCGTCCGGCGTTGCAATCGAAGGTAACGCCCGGAAAACCGCTTTCGCCTCGGGTTCATATTCGCGGCAAGGAGCGCCCGAACCAACGATAAGATCGATCGGGTCGCAGCCATCAAGATAACCTACAAGCCAATGATAAAAGTTTTGAGTATTATGTCTCATGTTACTCATCTGAAAACAAAGAGGCCCCCGCTTTCGCGGAGGCCCCTTTTGGTGTTACCAGTCCAGCGATACTAGACGCGAATATTCGCGGTGAAGTACATCTGGAACGGAGTGACCGTCGAGCTGCCGTTTTGGTTGAACGGTCCGAACAGCGGGCTGTACGGATACTTCACAAACGGTTGAACGATCGATCCGTTGAAACCGGCCGGGTTGGCCGTGTTTCCGACCGGGTTGATCTCACCCGCGAATCCGCCGGCGCCGTATGCGCAGACGTTATGATTCGTCGTCGTCCACGGTGCTTGCGTGCCGCCCCAACACGTGTTGAGGATGTTGGCGAAGACCGCATTCAGCGTGATACGGGGAGAGACCTGATAGCTCATTTGCGCGTTCATCGCAATGAGGTTCGGTTGCGTGAACGAGCCGAGTGGATCGAAGACGCCCGTGTAGGTGTCGGGAATGGCGGTCACCTGACCGCACGTCAATCCGTCGTAACGGCCGCCACCGTTTGCGCCGGCAACGCCCGGCAGCACGGCACCGCACGCCGCCGGATTGATTCCGGGATTGGTTTGCGGGACGCCGTATTTACCGCCGCCTTCGAACTGGAACGACGGGGTGAACGTGAACCGGTCGTGCTTGTAGTTTAGGATGAGCGATGCGAAGTACGGTACACCGTACGCCGCTGCACCACTCCCGATGCCGCCCGGGAAGATGTCGAACGTCGGGAACGCCGTTCCCGGGTCGATCTGGAGTTGCGCGCTCTTGTTCCAGTACGGGTTGCCGACGTCGGCAGTCGTACAGTTGCTCAACACGGCTACGCCCGCCGTCGTATAACAGGGAGCCGCCTGAACGGTATTGCCATTAGCGTCGGTGGCCGTGCCACACATCGGTACGTGGTTGTAACCGATCTTACCGTAATACTTGCCACCCGGAGCGCACGCCGACGTATAGGCGTTGTAGTCCGAGATGACTTGATTGGTGCCGGTGATCACGGTCGTGCCATACGCACCAGAGGCCAGGGTTCCGTAATGGATGTACGAGTTAGTGTACGTAAACGAGAAGACGCCCGCAAAGCCGTTGCGCGCGAAGTCACCCTT
The nucleotide sequence above comes from Candidatus Tumulicola sp.. Encoded proteins:
- a CDS encoding SCO family protein, with protein sequence MFRHGAAIASLVLLVACSNRPSAANFTLVSDSGEAWQLSNQHTAVLLSFGFTHCADTCPALLARLSHLAASAREHGQTVGVAMITVDPQRDRPAELHAFVSRFPGVTGLTGTQAQIDAVETAYGVWAQRLPKNNGDYDYAHATAIYFIDPNGRIAAVRDDTDTDASLLSALNRAAAT
- a CDS encoding SCO family protein; the protein is MIAAIFALVSLLPVHGVVVQHAGANRAIVRTDTVQDTLPSGIRLVRIPNGMERLPADTGFDAMLDRSTAPWTLVEPVAAGPFAPGFPQPGRVIPVQLGSQLPRALLVDQNARPLQLQTAFIGRTTLLSFVFTRCPDRTLCPAISGKFAYLQAHLDPKRFALVEITLDPPYDSPQVLRRYGSAYGARDEMWSLLTGPGSTIVRLLDEFEVPSMRLAPDNFLHGDKLFIVTPQGRVGSIVDTASWDPQAALAEARSIAGMGSNPFERFKLSLLANVVAFCGGSQFAGIVMLELALFVIIVAVVAAGLWWVARVLWAK
- a CDS encoding sigma-70 family RNA polymerase sigma factor — translated: MAASRRPDEAPSDEQTAFLESVVEQYGKATYNFALRLTENEADARDLTQDAFVRVYRAWRSFKPGTSFLSWIYRIVTNLHRDELRRHKGRYLVELPEENDSRALAGATLTETPIDDYVERQFSEPIARALDGLSTEQRRIVVLADIEECSYQEIATIVGCSVGTVRSRLHRARTQLRKLIDRHMKTST
- a CDS encoding DUF4367 domain-containing protein gives rise to the protein MKRIAISAGLAAAAATLSISSASPARDPVDAIVYAASTAQAGLTYTGVVQSVVFGDEDGEAAVYRVEHRPPGLTERTYLSPSRLKGDVVLVRGTEGYFVDSKRRRVIETENDALRDPIDRDDNYTLIRQNYRADSHADETFDGRHVKVVGLVNRYTGSTTMLMRIDDSTKLVLDRQEYAPDGTLLSETRFQEVRYVASLPNADFQVPASYAVVHGPTFGVSTRNVSSVVRDAGFPARVPKTLAEGFCAVEGHDATVRSTATVHVLYSDGVRTVSIFENTAGSATPREGASSTRVGNNDGEYLERGRNTVLSWNDGTLHYTLVGDLSLDELKKLAASLTP